From the genome of Chelonia mydas isolate rCheMyd1 chromosome 2, rCheMyd1.pri.v2, whole genome shotgun sequence, one region includes:
- the TMEM70 gene encoding transmembrane protein 70, mitochondrial isoform X1 produces the protein MPLLAAGGCRARALAFWLRSAGRCAAAALPGPPGSRAAAACGPRWAALNDSPSASSGGVPALPLPLARGPGAAGALPRAEGRVEQIIFSHVASVRCFSTSSFHGQPEDGRLVYTGNLAKTVLGVKFFSYSTSIFSFCMMPYIIFKTGIGVESVILQTAFYGIVGFFTFITPVTLHLLTKGYVVRLYHKAETDTYTAITYNAILAEKRTVFHQRDVKVPDISKMFTTFYAKTKSMLVNPMLFTYPQDYNHLMGYDKPFYFDLEEQK, from the exons ATGCCGCTCCTGGCTGCGGGCGGCTGCCGAGCCCGGGCGCTGGCGTTCTGGCTGCGGAGCGCTGGGCGGTGCGCAGCTGCCGCGCTTCCTGGTCCGCCGGGGAGCCGCGCAGCAGCGGCGTGCGGCCCCCGGTGGGCGGCTCTGAACGACTCTCCAAGCGCGTCTAGTGGCGGGGTCCCGGCGCTGCCGCTGCCGCTGGCCCGAGGTCCAGGagcagctggagcccttcccAGGGCTGAAGGGAGAGTAGAACAG ATCATATTTTCTCATGTGGCATCTGTTCGCTGCTTCAGCACCTCCTCCTTTCATGGGCAACCAGAAGATGGAAGACTAGTTTACACTGGGAATCTGGCAAAGACAGTGTTGG GTGTGAAGTTTTTCTCTTACTCTACGAGCATATTTAGCTTTTGCATGATGCCCTACATCATCTTCAAAACTGGCATTGGAGTTGAAAGTGTGATTTTACAAACTGCCTTTTACGGCATTGTAGGATTCTTTACCTTTATAACACCAGTTACCCTGCATCTACTTACAAAGGGCTATGTGGTTCGACTGTATCATAAGGCTGAGACGGACACATACACAGCCATTACATATAATGCTATTTTGGCAGAAAAAAGAACTGTGTTCCATCAGAGGGATGTCAAGGTTCCAGACATCAGCAAGATGTTTACAACATTTTATGCCAAAACTAAATCAATGCTTGTTAATCCAATGCTTTTCACATATCCACAGGACTATAACCATCTCATGGGCTATGACAAACCTTTTTATTTTGACTTggaggaacaaaaataa